One genomic segment of Pseudomonas chlororaphis subsp. aurantiaca includes these proteins:
- a CDS encoding glycoside hydrolase family 19 protein: protein MTVTLKQLQQILPSAGTQAGVFVPALNAAMSKYAVVGRLRIAAFIAQIGHESGQLQWVRELGNDQYLSKYDTGTLAARLGNTPEVDGDGQKYRGRGLIQVTGRANYQACSEALFVDSRLLNTPELLENPVYAALSAGWFWQRAGLNSLADKGDFFTITKRINGGTNGLVDREALYERALKVLA, encoded by the coding sequence ATGACTGTCACTCTCAAGCAACTGCAACAGATCCTCCCCAGCGCCGGCACTCAAGCCGGCGTTTTTGTTCCTGCCCTCAACGCGGCCATGAGCAAGTACGCGGTCGTCGGCCGGCTGCGGATCGCGGCGTTCATCGCCCAGATCGGCCATGAGTCCGGCCAGCTGCAATGGGTGCGTGAGCTGGGTAACGACCAGTACCTGAGCAAGTACGACACCGGCACTCTGGCTGCTCGGCTGGGTAATACCCCGGAGGTCGATGGTGATGGCCAGAAGTATCGCGGCCGTGGGTTGATCCAGGTCACCGGCCGGGCCAACTATCAGGCGTGCAGCGAAGCGCTGTTTGTTGATTCGCGACTGCTCAACACCCCTGAGTTGCTGGAAAACCCGGTCTATGCCGCGCTGTCGGCGGGGTGGTTCTGGCAACGGGCGGGTTTAAACAGTCTGGCCGACAAGGGTGACTTTTTCACGATCACCAAGCGTATCAACGGTGGGACCAACGGCCTGGTGGATCGTGAGGCGCTGTATGAGCGTGCATTGAAGGTGCTGGCGTGA
- a CDS encoding lysis system i-spanin subunit Rz → MKAPGWLLPALALVLGLALGGWLAWTWQANVYGKALADQADAYSKDREQAAAAVINWQETQQDARRLLEDQLQANDETYYKELRDAQSNQARLRDRLATADLRLSVLLATTTQGDSCGVPATAGAGGLVHGAARAELDPAHAQRIVAITGDGDQGLIALAACQEYVRRVVTAK, encoded by the coding sequence GTGAAGGCCCCGGGCTGGTTGTTGCCGGCCCTGGCCTTAGTGCTGGGGCTCGCCCTGGGCGGCTGGCTGGCCTGGACATGGCAGGCAAATGTTTACGGTAAGGCGCTGGCCGATCAGGCTGATGCGTACAGCAAAGATCGCGAGCAGGCTGCCGCTGCGGTGATCAATTGGCAGGAAACCCAGCAGGACGCGCGGCGGTTGCTGGAGGATCAGCTGCAAGCGAATGATGAAACCTACTACAAGGAATTGCGCGATGCCCAATCGAACCAGGCTCGTCTGCGTGACCGGCTGGCTACTGCTGATCTCCGGCTGTCAGTCCTACTCGCCACCACCACCCAGGGTGATAGCTGTGGGGTGCCAGCCACCGCCGGCGCCGGCGGCCTGGTTCATGGAGCGGCGAGAGCCGAACTTGACCCAGCGCATGCTCAACGAATTGTCGCCATCACTGGTGACGGTGATCAAGGATTGATCGCTCTGGCCGCGTGCCAAGAATATGTTAGGAGAGTGGTTACAGCGAAGTAG
- a CDS encoding GNAT family N-acetyltransferase codes for MLEKPLSKKSKITFRRISSKTVWDVCQLSNTLSPEQRDMVADNGDSIAEAHFSENAWFRSIYADETLVGFIMLHIGADYDEDIDYPGAMLTRLMIAGPYQGFGFAKAAVQMLINDLKIRGFSELRVGYGQGEGSPEKFYEKFGFKPTGRILGEDEVEAFIKF; via the coding sequence ATGCTCGAAAAACCGCTTTCGAAAAAATCAAAAATTACTTTTAGAAGAATATCATCAAAAACCGTATGGGATGTTTGCCAGCTAAGCAATACGTTGTCTCCTGAACAACGCGACATGGTGGCAGATAACGGGGATTCAATTGCTGAAGCACACTTCTCAGAAAACGCCTGGTTTCGCTCTATTTATGCTGACGAAACTTTAGTTGGCTTTATCATGCTGCATATAGGAGCTGATTACGACGAAGATATTGATTATCCCGGCGCCATGTTAACACGTTTGATGATCGCAGGCCCCTATCAGGGTTTTGGATTCGCCAAAGCAGCCGTGCAGATGCTGATTAATGATCTGAAAATACGAGGTTTCAGCGAGCTGCGGGTAGGTTATGGTCAAGGTGAAGGAAGTCCCGAAAAGTTCTATGAAAAATTTGGATTCAAGCCAACGGGTAGAATACTTGGGGAAGATGAGGTCGAAGCATTCATCAAATTCTAG
- a CDS encoding YceK/YidQ family lipoprotein, translated as MFRKVILVLLINCLSGCAAVAMRMDYDHPCPYKGVRLDWWLVGTSHGKLIPFLLIDAPFSLVVDTVFFPFEYQYSCND; from the coding sequence GTGTTTCGGAAAGTGATTCTGGTGCTGCTGATCAACTGCTTGAGCGGCTGCGCCGCGGTGGCGATGCGCATGGACTACGACCACCCTTGCCCCTACAAGGGCGTGCGCCTGGACTGGTGGTTGGTAGGCACCTCCCATGGAAAGCTGATTCCCTTTTTACTGATTGACGCACCGTTTTCCTTGGTGGTCGATACGGTGTTCTTCCCCTTCGAGTATCAGTACAGCTGCAATGACTAA
- a CDS encoding DUF5329 domain-containing protein → MRIFTGEWARWLMAAGIAALAMASNAQAQTTPQAAREIKGLLDFVEHSQCQFVRNGTEYPAPQARQHLEKKLNYLEGKNMVSSAEDFIDLAATKSSMSGKAYEVRCAAGSQPASAWLKAELQRQRQLH, encoded by the coding sequence ATGCGAATTTTTACCGGTGAATGGGCTCGATGGCTGATGGCGGCGGGTATCGCCGCCTTGGCAATGGCGAGTAACGCGCAGGCGCAAACGACGCCTCAGGCTGCCCGGGAGATAAAGGGCTTGCTGGACTTTGTCGAGCACAGCCAATGCCAGTTCGTACGTAATGGCACCGAATACCCAGCCCCTCAGGCACGGCAGCACCTGGAGAAAAAGCTGAATTACCTCGAGGGCAAGAACATGGTGAGCAGCGCGGAGGACTTTATCGATCTCGCCGCCACTAAAAGCAGCATGAGCGGCAAGGCTTATGAGGTGCGCTGCGCTGCTGGATCGCAACCGGCAAGCGCCTGGTTGAAGGCCGAGCTGCAGAGACAGCGTCAGTTGCACTGA
- a CDS encoding anti-virulence regulator CigR family protein, with product MTTRSVVAVLASAAFLFGSTALYADPGNGKGNPYGNQGGHGNKGNKSQDYKQGGRYDGPQIDVGGVRVIIGDSRDYWSPGPALPPGIQKNLARGKPLPPGIAKKLDGRMLSRLPHYDGYEWQQAGTDLILVAIATGIIYEVLHDVLD from the coding sequence ATGACGACTCGTTCGGTTGTAGCTGTTTTAGCAAGCGCCGCGTTTTTATTCGGCTCGACTGCCTTGTATGCGGACCCAGGGAACGGCAAGGGCAATCCCTATGGCAATCAGGGTGGGCACGGCAATAAAGGCAACAAATCCCAGGACTACAAACAGGGCGGGCGGTATGACGGGCCCCAAATCGATGTCGGCGGTGTGCGCGTGATCATTGGCGACAGTCGCGACTACTGGTCACCCGGGCCGGCCCTGCCGCCAGGCATTCAGAAAAACCTGGCCCGAGGCAAACCACTGCCGCCGGGTATTGCGAAAAAACTGGATGGCCGGATGCTAAGCCGGCTGCCGCACTATGACGGCTATGAGTGGCAACAGGCCGGTACTGACTTGATCCTGGTCGCCATTGCGACAGGCATCATCTACGAAGTTCTGCACGACGTCCTGGACTGA